From the Echeneis naucrates chromosome 7, fEcheNa1.1, whole genome shotgun sequence genome, the window GACACACATGACACAACAGCTTGTTTGCAGAGGCTCGTGCTGAGGTGAAGGGTCTGCTCTTCTGCTCGTCTGCCTCCGTGAAGGGCTCCACTCATGAAGGTACGagctttccttttctcttttattattattcacttATTTAGGGGAGTTTTGCAtcaatattcaaaatatttctctttaagtcggtttattttactttataatCATTGAAGTCCACAGAAGCATGCTTGATTTCTGTCTAACTTATTCTcccagaaaacatttttaaatggaattCCACTGATCTGAATAACAATGAAGCACTTTAATTATGTCGTCCCATCTGTCGCTGTGTGGTGTTGAATTAACAGCAGGTGAAATGTGATAAATGCCTTTTTCCAACGTCATTCCTGCCTTTAATAAACCgcctgctctgctctgatgaACATGGTGTGATCTTTGGTgatctcctcctgctgcagggTTTTACGGGGACGCGGTGCAgcggcctcctcctccacctcctcaggGCTCAGCTGCTGCTCGCCGCCTCCCTGTGGACGCTGCCCCACACGGGGGAGGCCTCGGGGCTGCTTGGCTCCACCGGGGCCGGACCTGAGGCTCAGTCTGACGTCAGGATGCTCGCCGGAGCTCCTCACAGAAGGCGGAAGAGGGCGATTTCATCCAGAGAGATCAACGCCCTGCTGGATTATCACAACAGAGTCCGCTCCCAGGTCTTCCCCCCCGCAGCTAATATGGAGTACATGGTGAGCACAGACTCTATATACAAGGGGtgctgggggggaggggggtgattGAGTGAAGTCACTCAACTTCTCAGTTGATTTATTGCCTCTGTAAACATTCTCCTTATAAGTTTATGGTATCAATCACTTGTTTGACATCTTCAATAAAATCTGGGATTTGTATGTCGaggaaaacagaagacaaatgagagtgtgtgaagctgtgattgacaggctcacttcctcctcacctcctcttcaGAATATGGATGTATACACAGACACTAGAATATATCTGTAGAATGTAAAGGTCAAAACTCCAGATATCTGCACTCCCATGCGTCCTCTTTATCTGCTCAAAACACTCATTCACGTCTTAATGCCTCATGACTTTGCCTCATTTTGCGAGGATTACTTAAACAAATGTTGTGAAATGATGAATCTGCTACCAGTAATGTTACTGCACATTCCCTCAGAGActccacattaaaacattaaaccattaaaacatTCAACAGATTTTCAAACTCTCTACGTCTGTCATTTGGTGGTTTATTATGCAGCTGTCACTATCAAATCCCAATCCAGTTTAAACTTGTTGAAAAAGAGTTTCAACTGAAATTTTAATTGTCCCTAAAGGTCAATAATATGACCATGGTTGagtctttaaatcatttttggCAAGAAAAGGGAGAACATCTTGGCTCCTGTATAGAAAAATGGATATATCAGTATAATCAGATCTATCTCATAATCATAACCCATCTCTAATTCTCATGAATGTGAAAAACAGTTTACTAGCAAAGGTGCTTTTGTTGCTTGACATTCAATTGGTTCAGAAAATAGctgaaacaaattttattttattttcactttattctcACACTAGAAGAACATCCAGCCTCAGGAGGTTATAAATGATGTCACCTGACACCTGATGTCATAAATACGTACAGTATATCTGTCATCCACACCAATGGATAGACAACTTCCTGTTCTCCttcacaaaacagcaacacGACACAAAATGTCTTCCTTTATTCCACCATACAGAAATGTTCTGGCTTTTTGTGGCAGGAAGCAGAAtcagtctttgttgttttcttattgaACAGagtgaaatgaacaaacatcCATCTCCCGTTCTCCACAGCTCTGGGACGAGGGATTGGCCAACTCGGCCGACTCTTGGGCTTCACTGTGCATTTGGGATCACGGTCCGACTCAGGCCATGAAGTATATGGGCCAGAACCTGTCGGTGACCTCGGGAAGGTAATTCAGACTGCTGGATCCGATGTACCATAATTCACTGAGATAATTGGGGGGATTGATACGGATGAATGATTGACTGTTTGTGGGCTGCGACAGgtaccagtccatcacagagctggTCCGGTCCTGGTATGATGAGAGGCAACATTTCTCCTACCCGAACAGATGCAGCGGCTCCGTCTGCTCTCATTATACTCAGGTACAGCTGAGCAGTGAGTCCGAAGggactttttccattttctgcatTCAAAGAGCGAAATCTGATGTGAAACATATCCAGTCTTGGTTTGTCGCCTCACTGTGAcgctgtgtgatgatgatgtggacTAAATGGACCTGCTCATGTGGACGACAAGACTGAATCAACATTCATCTTCCTCAAAATCTTTTGAGGaagatgaatgtttttcattttttcttgaGACATTTTATACCAAAATGAAACACGTAGGAGTGCGTATGGAGAGAATAACTATCAGAAATGGGCTGGATCTAGTTTCTGGGATGAAATAATTGAGTTTGATTATTCAAAGTTCATTAAcacctgcagagctgctgtctcAGCCAAGTTCACTAAGCTCctttgaaatataaatatttttaaaagacaataaattctttatttatttttgaggtATGGAGCTGCAGTTTTGTAAGTCTTTGCAGGGATTTAAAAAAGATTCTAATACCACATTGGTGGAATGATGGGTTTTATATAATTGCAGATTCTTTTTGCCAAATCTTTTCACAAATCGTCTGGTCTTTTTGGATGTGGACGTCTCTCAGCGTGTGATTGCAGGAATAACAGCGTGCTTTGTGCGTCCTGTCAGATGGTGTGGGCGAGCACCAACAGGGTGGGATGTGCCGTCAGGAAATGCTCCAACATGTTCGTGTTCGGGAGCATGTGGAGGGAGGCGACGCTTCTGGTCTGCAACTACTCCATAAAGTAAGAGGGaatacaaacacagcagctgtgtgatgaTTCTGGCCTTTCACCAAATTCCATTAAATTAAAGCACAATATCCACTCAAAGATGCTCCTGCAAATTCAAAACTTTTAACTCCTTTTTAAGCCACTGTATTTTGATTTATAACTGATATTTCCTTGACTTcaggtttcattcattcatgacaTTTGCACATTTGTCAGATGATTTTTATCCTAAATAAATTATGGGCCAGTGTGATCAGTGTAATGAGctgtattatatattatattaacaCTAACGTTTTTAGATTGGTTACTTCAGAAACTGACGTGCTACATTTGGTACCAGTTTTTAGGTACTTTAATTGagtgttgttttacttttcaatTCACTACATTTAATTGACAGATATAGTAACCTTTAATAAATTCATAATAATAAGGATTTATGATCTGTCAGTACGACAATTTAATGAACATATATTACATACACATTACTGAAGATTTTTCACACTGTGGTATTATTTCTTATTCCtagataaataataaagcatCTTAATTTTTCCATCCCCATGCTGTGTGTAATCGTAGTGAAAGTGTTGTTACTCagatcaacacaaaacaaccccACATTCACAATTTCCCTTTCTTTATTAATCATTTAAGAAGTGAAAGCAGCTCAGAACGCACAACGCACCGCAGAGCTGCAGTTTCGCATCCTGGAAACACGAGCTCATCAAAtctttcagaaataaaaagaaatgcatcatAAGATCTCTCACCATGCTCTGGTGTGTTTCAGAGGAAACTGGGTGGGAGAAGCTCCCTATAAGCCCGGGAGGCCTTGTTCTGTCTGTCCGTCCAGCTACGGCGGCTCCTGCTGGAGGAACCAGTGCTCACCTAACGCCAGATCCAGAAGACTTCCCACATATTGACACCAAACAGTGTTTAAAGTGTTCATTAAattgaagaaagaagaaaaaaaaaagatatagtTACAATAACCCATCTTAAACTAACACAATAAGGAAGTAATGGATGCAGTTACCACTATGATTAAATCCACACACAGTGGAAAATGAATGTCTACCTTCTCAATGCGTTTGATTTTCCATGTTACCATGTTAAAATAactgaaagcaaaagaaatgattgggtgaaaatgttgctttttttttatacttcatGAAGACATTAGAGTTTTTGCACTGTTTTGATACATTTATtggttttgaataatttttttttgagGCGCATTCACCAGAAACTAAGCACTTTTGTTGTACAGATTAAATTTACTGTAACCTTCGTTGTTATCGATTTTGTAGCCAACctgattaataaaatatttttcatcactCAGcgtggaaaaaaacaaacaacacaaaaaccctGAGagtacattttcttcttcaaaccacaatgtgtgtgttttgcctgACTGAGTGTTAATTAAGTTATAAATTACTGATAATGCTGTATTTCCCAGCAAATTATCTGCTGTTCACAACTCGTGTTTATGGTCTGCTTCTACTGCAGGAAATTTTCTGCCCTTCATTTCACCTCATTACAGCTCTGCATTTGCCCCTAAGAGACTTTCCCCGCCATAAAACGGGAGACTAATGCAGCTTTTATGGCCTAAACAGGAGTGAATCGGCTACGCATCATTACCAATCCGTGGACCCATAAACACGACACAGTTACCGACGGCAAACATGTGAAACATTAAATATGGAAACCGTTTCCGCCTGCGACACAAACAGAGTTCCTCAAAACAAGCGTACAGAGCAACCAGCACTTTGGTGACTGAtcctcagtttcatttttgGTTATGACATTATCGTTTTCATCCCCTCAAGCTGTCGTCATCACtcagtacaaaacaaaacaaagcaggaaaTAGGTCAACATTGTTGTGGAGTAGATGCgttttatttcctgtaaaaAATCATAATCGCTCTCATATGTAAAAACTGTCAGTTTCTGGTTTAGGCCCAAAGTGCAATGAGATTGTTGACAAAGAAATAATTACTTTAACTTGCTGGTTTTTTGGcggttttgttgctgttgtctgcACTCTGTATGCTAAGCTACGCTAACCCACTGCTGGCGATCTCTAATTATAAGTGCTAGTTGTGTTCAATCAGTAATTGAATCATATTGACAATTAGATTTTTAAGTTCAGCTACATAACAATGTCAGCATTTACTTTTGTTTACTCAGTCTGCCAGCTTTAACTGTAATTTGCCCCCCGCCAGAAAGCGGCAAGACAAAGCCAGCTAGACAACTAGCTGAATTTGAAAAGTTTCCTCCTGACTTGGAGGTAAACGGCGATGAATGCCAACGATGGTGAAACGTACAAACAGTGTTTAAAACTGTCGTTATTTTGGAGAATAATTTGAAACCAAGTGAAAAATCGGAAAAGCCAGCAGCAGCATAGTTTTGTCTCAAACGTCCACGAGTGTCTGACAGCTGTGGCTGCAAATgactttttcttcctctcagtcaAAACAAAAGTGGTGCCACCTTCAGCACACCCTCCACTCCTGTCTTTCATACGGCTCTCCACccttctgcctttctttttccttttctctgtaaaactctgcttcttcttcactcCTCCCTCTTGCGTCTGGAGAAAAAGACTGTTTGGtgatgagaaagaggaaaaaagcacaTAATAACTTTATGTCTATTTGAGTTTCTATCATCATGTTGCCATAGTTACAGCTGCTATATAGATTGGTGTCCATACGAGCCTGGTTACTGTTTAACCTCCCCACCCACATTTGCCCAGATTAGGAAAATCAATAAGATAACAGCAGCAACACCGGCCTTACCTTACACCAACAAAACCCCGCTCTCTGCGCAGCAACCTGCGCCAAACTTCCACATTTTACACCTTATGGTGAGGCAGGAAAAAGTGGATTTAAGACACGTGCTTGAGAGGAGGAATAGGACGACATGGtcaatgtaaacacacaagTCAGTTCAAGTATGGAACTTCCATTTGGTGAGtacacactttttattttttttttttaatttactctgCTCGCTGGCTTCAGCGGTTTGAGGTCGAATGTGACAGCCGGggtgtttttcttccatttgtACGGTGGATTTACGGAGGTTTGTGTAACGTTTGTGAAGCTCCGGAGCTCTGCTGGATCACAACATCAGAGAGGGAAAATATCCTCGCCATTTGTGTCTGGCTTTTTCACACGGCTGTAATCCTGGAGGTGTGTCAGAGATATGGAGGCTGTTAAAAGAGGCCATGGGAGCCGGGcctgatggtgatgatgttAGAGCAGAGCTGGACGGCTTTACGGGATCATTTCACAGGATTTAAGTACGATGGTCATGTTGGGAGCAggagttttaagttttaaggcCTTTATTCTGGACCTGGAGAGATGAAAAGATCATTTCTGTTGATTTAAGGTTCACTCTAAAAAGGCAGAATTATTAAAGTCAAAATGAATCGGATGAAGTTTAACATTTGCTacggatgatgatgatgctatTTGAATTCTTTTCCATCACAGAAATCTCCATCCAAAGGCCCCATTGTCCAACagctggagttttgtttttactccaGTGCTCTGTCATCCAATGATTTGCATTTGAGATGCAAATCCATTTTCATAAAaccatggttaaaaaaaaaaaaaaacctaaaaaggggacaaaaaagattttctggAGAGTGACGGCTCAACTCAAATGTCTTTCGACCTTCTCTATGCATTTCTGCATTCTTATGGGTTTTTTTAGGATCTTACATAAATGTTGACATCTTCCAAACTTTGCACCTCATAAAAATAAGATTACTGggtgaataatgaatgagaCAGCTCACAGGTTTACTTGGCTGTTTAATACAGTTGAGTTCTGCTGCTAATCTGTCCAAGTGGCTACCTGAagtattgcaaaaaaaaaaaaacaaggtaatTGATCACCCCCTTTGTTATGAAGTTTTTGTgaaggttttctgtttttttaaaacacactggGCCAAGATGTGCGACAGTTCAGCTTCTTTGCGGTTTTTGCTGTTATCCCTTCCTTTAAATATATCTCCATAAGCTCTATGCCAGAGatgtataataaataaaaccattttgtCGAGTAGTTTATGAACTGGAAAaggcaggtaaaaaaaaaaaaaaacaaactttacatGCAGCTAAATAAGTTACATTAGTTTCCTCCATTTTGTGCTTCACCAACATCAACGGTGCAAATTTATGGATTCAGTTTGTACTTAGTGGCACTCAGTTAATGCAGATTACATCATccgattctgattctgatgcaACACCGAAATATTTGCAGAAAAGATTTCAGTCTAATGATTATCATTGAAATCTCCATTCAAGGATAAAAATTGAAAGACCGTTTCAAATATAAGCCCAATCACAGCACTGATGACATGTTCCTTTATCAGTTTAAGTCTgtcagcctctgctgctgtagctgctggtTGGTTATTATGGTAAACCCTGATTTTAAAATCCAGTGACTGAAAATGTTCCTGAGCCTGAATGGTGACCGTGACTCACTTCTGGCTTTCTGGATTGCTAAATTGTTCTGTGTTTGAGTACAATAGTAAGATTTTCTGAAAggatttatttacagtattattttttacatttatgttaCAAATACATTCTTCAGCAGCTGCCCCCTCTAATCTTCTCTCTGGCCTAGATCGGGTTAGAACCTGCTGCTTTGTCCAAATCGCCGTTCTTGTTGTTGAAACTTAAATATCCACAGCAAGTGTCGTGCATATTGAAACAGTGTGGATTTCTTTTATCCTTTAGCTGATGACTGCACTAATGTAAGATTGATGGCTAAAGGCAAAGCTTTTGAAACGAATGGGCCGCCGATATTCATCAAACTATTTACAAGCTGTCAGGCCTTCCCCCTCGCTCGCAGCTCAGCCAAGGCAATTCACATTTCTTGGTGTCAGACACGCGGGGTTAATTGCTCAACGGTCACAACCTGGACAAACTCCCCGACTCCGCTGTTGGCAGAATGTCATGCTGAGTGTAAACACGACAGCAGCCGTTCAACAGCTTCTCAGCCGATATCTGTTTGCCTACAACGCTGAATGACCTGACAAGAGGGGTGCAGGGAGGCCTGGTTCCTCTATAACCGAGGAATCAGTTGAAAGCCATCACGCCCGAGAAACAAGTACCTGAGAGAAACTGCTTTTGTGGCGTAGATGTCATGAGCTGCTATGACAGAGGTTGGTCAGAGAAAGGCCCCCGAAAGCAGCACCTTTATTCAGAGTTTGCAACAAACTGAGACAtgatcaaatttaaaaaatcagCCCGAATGGAGTCAAATCTGCTCAAACCAGCACAGTTGGCTCATAGATTAATTTACTACATCATGGTTATTACTACACAGCTCTTTGTTAATGAGTGACGCCTTCAATGAACTGCACGTTTCGAGCAGTTTCCGCCACTTCTCAAAGTCGGCACTATTGTCACATCTGTAAACGGAGGGAGCAGCCATCAGGGGTCACTTTGGTTCAGTACCTCAGAGCCAACCCAAAGATTTGACTAAATGTCAAAGTGACAAAATACTTCCAGAGAAATTTACTTTTATCCAACTTAAAGTTGTCAGTTTTATGAAATATAGCTGCCCAAGtctaacacacgcacacacaagtgtgtgtttgtgacacaTAGCTGAAAAAAGTACACACTTACAGAAATATTTCTGTGTATAAAGTCAATATTACAAATATCTGTTTGTATGAATTTTTCAGTGATGTTTTAGTTCAACAatgagttgtttttttcatgtaaattcAAAGATGCTGCTGATTATacttattaaataaatatgaaagcTTGGCACCTCAGAAATGTAGTTGATTTCCTTTTTACTACTTTAATCACCTGGATAAtttgagttatttattttgaaagcgaCCCCACTGATGTTGTCGTTTCTCCTTCAGCATGCTGTCTCCACCTCTCAGATATAACAGCGACAGACACACATGAGTCTGGATGTTAGAATAAGATCAGCTGCCTCTCCGGCGTTGGACGGAGGCAGAAAGGCCGGTTAGCTGCCTGTTTGGACGATTACATTACAGCATTACACACTGTGCACTTGACACTATTAATCCGGCCGTTCAAGCCTCCAATCAAATCTCATTGTGACAAGCATTAGGGGATTATCCCCGGGTAACGTGGGCCCTTACAGCAGGAAGACAGCAGTGTCTAAACGTGGCCCTGCCTCAGCCTGGCCGGGCCTGAGAGCGCCACAGAGGCTGATGGGCCTTCGCTCAGCTGGCCGGCTCACCGTCGGGGCTCGGCCTTCACAGGGATGTTTGGCCAGGATGGGACGCTGCACTTCAACAACCCAggtaaaagaaacacaaaggacaGTTTCTAGATTAGAGGGTGAAAcaacaaagctgctgtttgtgggtCTGACGAAGGTAAAGCTGCTAACGACAAAACCGATGAAAACGTTCCAACAACAGggatgctgtttgtgtttcactgctgcttcGAACTTTTAGGAGGAAcatgtttgaaaaatatttgaaggcCAAATAAAAATTGGGGAGAAAAATTAACAACTAATTCACGCAGCAAAATCTCCACAGAGAATAACTTTGACTTCACTTTGTGGCTGAAACTTCTGATCTTTGTGTGCGTCCACATGGTGGCAGTAGTAAGCAGTGATTTCATGGACGTCAGAGGGAAACTCTGCAGCTTTGATACAGTTCTATTTTCTTCAGGGCTTTGAAGGACTGAAATGCTTTCGTTTCAAAGGGAACGTTCAAATTTCCTTTTTGACCTAGTTTAGTGAATATGCTCCAGATTAAGTAAAATGCTCCAGAAGTGTTAATGCATTAGCACTAAAATCTAATTCAGTGCATAAAAATTCAAAATCTCATCGTGAATACTTTAATTTTGAATGCACTGTTGAAGTCTGCGCTGAAGTAGTTGGGGATTGTACTTTATGTTACTCTATATTTCTACTCTCTAACAGGAAAATActgtactttttctttattattttacaagctGCCTTGTAGATTAGTGTTGCGTTGTCACTGATGGAGCTGCTGAGCAGAATGTCAAGCAAAGATCACTTTTACCATTAAAGTGATGATGGGAATGTTTCCTGAAGCTAATGCTCTGTTTTACTCAATTGAAATTTTGAATGCGACACTTTTTAGGTTTAGTTTTTTACACCGCTCCGCACAGGCCCGGGTCAAAGTGACGTAGACACAAATCAAAAACGATCCTTCAGCCCCAAAAGAGCGACACCGGGAGAGAGCAGCGTGTGACCTCAGCAGTGAATGAACATGAAGGCAGACAATGTGGAGGGATGAAAGGGAaaagtaaatgaataataaaataaatcagaattatTTCCTCTGATGCATTGATCGTGTTGAATGTTCAGTATGAGAAGGTTAAACGTGCCTGCAGAGCGTCGGGGGATAAACGTGCTCAGAGCGGAGCTGCTGACTGAGGTGATCAGACCAGCAGTCAAAATGAATTCTCAGCAAAACAGAGTTAATGATTACAGTTCCTTATCGCACACGGTGATTGATTTACATCTTGCAATGGCCTCTGTGTTTATTGATGCAATTGTTTACTTATTTGGTGCACAGAGGCTGACGAGATgagatgaaacatgtttttgtagATTAAAGGTTTTCAGCCTAAAACCGCAGTACACAACTGTGTTGAAAAGTCAGTTtagccttgaaaaaaaaaaaaaaatctgattgacCCTAAGAAGCAGTGAAGACAAtctctgaaatattttgaaGAGAAACTAAATTTAATTGAATGATATCATCCTTTCCCAGCTGCACACAGCTCGGCATTTATCTGCTGAAATTTTATCACCCTGTGACTTAATAGACACTCGTAGTTTAGTTCATCATTACCCGGACACCACGATGGGTGATGATCATATGACAACTCATCTCTGCTGTCTCAGAGAAAAAGATCAGATTCCAAACCAACTCCTTCAAATCATctttataaaacacaaacaaatgtccCCTTGGGAATGAATACATATGACTGAAGAAAATCTAGAAAACAATTCACACTatagtttgataaaaaaaaaaaaaaagacctcttTGATGATTATCTGGTCAGTTTGGCACAAAAACCTCAAAAACTCCACATATCAGGCCTCACATCAGAGGCTGAGCTGGCTTTGGTTGACTACATCTGCAGGCCTCTGGCAACAAATCAGCTTCTTTTCTGGTTCATGCTGCTATTATTTGACAGTAAAAAGGAAGAATTTGTGTTTTAGCCGAGGCGTATAAATCATTTTCCACAATGAAGGATTTAATCCAGCCTAAAAACGATAACAGGAAAATGTCCTTTATATAatttaatctaatctaata encodes:
- the r3hdml gene encoding peptidase inhibitor R3HDML, with product MKGFTGTRCSGLLLHLLRAQLLLAASLWTLPHTGEASGLLGSTGAGPEAQSDVRMLAGAPHRRRKRAISSREINALLDYHNRVRSQVFPPAANMEYMLWDEGLANSADSWASLCIWDHGPTQAMKYMGQNLSVTSGRYQSITELVRSWYDERQHFSYPNRCSGSVCSHYTQMVWASTNRVGCAVRKCSNMFVFGSMWREATLLVCNYSIKGNWVGEAPYKPGRPCSVCPSSYGGSCWRNQCSPNARSRRLPTY